One Synechococcus sp. MU1617 genomic region harbors:
- a CDS encoding sulfotransferase family protein: protein MAQPHHFIRMKRHNLLYGRVPKAANSSIKAALCRLLSEMPPKGTKTTSDKFWQHETNQETELITLRRARKYRRSHFSFSFVRNPFDRLIAAYNNKVIEIETPPLPMQNMGVTHGMSFEAFLDVLIETPFKHYDVHVLPQSQLLCIGNQIVPKFVGRVEQINEHWAELRDILARRGINVMESLPQKNVRRSDRGGLQSYFNNEALINKTMQIYGDDVRLFYNDVSVDHLIQNAPLPAINPLHSTGLKLSNWLRSHGFGR, encoded by the coding sequence ATGGCCCAACCGCATCACTTCATCCGGATGAAACGCCACAACCTGCTCTATGGGCGGGTTCCCAAGGCGGCGAATTCCTCAATCAAAGCAGCCCTGTGCCGGCTGCTCAGCGAAATGCCCCCCAAAGGCACAAAAACAACATCCGATAAGTTTTGGCAACATGAAACCAATCAGGAAACGGAGCTGATCACCCTGCGTCGGGCACGCAAATACCGGCGAAGTCATTTCAGTTTCAGTTTCGTGCGCAACCCTTTCGACCGATTGATCGCGGCGTACAACAACAAAGTGATCGAGATCGAGACTCCACCTCTGCCGATGCAGAACATGGGCGTCACCCATGGCATGTCGTTTGAGGCCTTTCTCGATGTCTTGATCGAGACACCGTTCAAACACTACGACGTTCACGTTCTCCCCCAGAGCCAATTGCTTTGCATCGGCAATCAGATCGTGCCGAAGTTCGTAGGACGCGTTGAACAGATCAACGAACACTGGGCTGAATTGCGCGACATTCTCGCCAGACGCGGCATCAATGTGATGGAGTCTTTACCGCAGAAAAACGTACGGCGAAGTGACCGTGGCGGCCTGCAGAGTTACTTCAACAACGAAGCTCTGATCAATAAAACAATGCAAATCTATGGCGACGATGTGCGCCTTTTCTATAACGATGTCTCTGTCGACCACTTGATCCAGAACGCGCCCCTCCCGGCAATCAATCCACTCCACAGCACAGGCTTGAAGCTGTCGAACTGGCTACGGTCCCATGGCTTCGGGCGCTGA
- a CDS encoding N-acetylneuraminate synthase family protein, which produces MRGILIERNFTQFVVFAEDSILSALSKITANQSRLIFVVSESGILQGVLTDGDFRRWIAGCGEIDLNRPVTAAMNANCRSAAEGTSASDLSALLNSRIIALPLLDSHGRIVAVARRATDGLQIGSHRIGDDAPCFLIAEIGNNHNGDLNTALHLIDAAHAAGADCAKFQMRDMSQLYRNAGDSNDMASDLGTQYTLDLLERFQLSDDELFRCFDHAASKGLVPLCTPWDEASLDKLNRWGMEGFKVASADFTNHALLSSLAATGKPLICSTGMASEVEIRSGIRHLQNEGAGYVLLHCNSTYPTPFKDVNLRYLERLRELAEAPVGYSGHERGIEVPIAAAALGAVVIEKHITLDRSMEGNDHKVSLLPDEFAQMIHGIRRVEESMGSSGERSISQGEMMNREVLAKSLVATCDVPAGTEITAAMVGIQSPGQGLQPNRLDDLIGKTLPVSKAAGDFFFPSDLETPAATPRNYRFLHRFGLPVRYHDIESFAVTSNLDLVEIHLSYKDLEVDLDQVLPRKQQLGLVVHAPELFAGDHTLDLCSADDHYRLHSIEELQRVVDISRDLRRRFDCPDPVLLVTNVGGFSEHHHLERPELQPLRQRLINSLEQINTAGEVEIIPQTMPPFPWHFGGQRYHNLFVDTAFIQEFCEETGMRVCLDASHSKLACTHLNASFSGFLKAILPFTAHLHLADAKGVDGEGLQIHDGEIDWVQLFALMEQLSPKASFIPEIWQGHKNNGEGAWLALERLESCVESSPQKQVA; this is translated from the coding sequence GTGAGAGGCATCCTGATTGAGCGAAATTTCACCCAGTTCGTTGTCTTCGCGGAAGACAGCATCCTTTCGGCGCTCAGCAAGATCACGGCCAACCAGTCGCGCCTGATCTTCGTTGTCTCGGAAAGCGGCATCCTCCAGGGCGTTCTCACCGACGGCGACTTCCGCCGCTGGATTGCCGGTTGCGGCGAGATCGACCTGAATCGGCCGGTCACCGCCGCCATGAATGCCAACTGCCGCTCGGCTGCCGAAGGCACCAGCGCCAGTGACCTGAGCGCCCTGCTCAATTCACGGATCATTGCGCTGCCACTGCTGGACAGCCATGGCCGCATCGTCGCTGTGGCCCGTCGTGCGACCGACGGGCTCCAAATCGGCTCCCACCGCATCGGCGATGACGCCCCGTGCTTCCTGATCGCCGAGATCGGCAACAACCACAACGGCGATCTCAACACCGCTCTCCACCTGATCGATGCGGCCCACGCCGCAGGGGCGGACTGCGCCAAGTTCCAGATGCGGGACATGAGCCAGCTGTACCGCAATGCGGGCGACAGCAATGACATGGCCTCCGATCTGGGCACCCAATACACCCTCGATCTGCTCGAGCGCTTTCAGCTCAGCGACGACGAGTTGTTCCGCTGCTTTGACCATGCGGCCAGTAAAGGTCTGGTGCCGCTCTGCACCCCTTGGGATGAAGCCAGCCTCGACAAGCTCAACCGCTGGGGGATGGAAGGCTTCAAGGTGGCATCGGCCGATTTCACCAACCACGCCCTGCTCTCCAGCCTGGCCGCCACCGGCAAACCCCTGATCTGCTCCACCGGCATGGCCTCGGAAGTGGAGATCCGCTCCGGCATTCGCCATCTCCAGAACGAAGGGGCCGGCTACGTGCTGCTCCACTGCAATTCCACCTATCCCACCCCTTTCAAGGACGTCAACCTGCGCTACCTCGAGCGTCTGCGCGAACTGGCCGAGGCGCCCGTGGGCTATTCCGGCCATGAACGGGGAATCGAAGTGCCCATTGCCGCCGCCGCCCTGGGCGCCGTGGTGATCGAGAAACACATCACCCTCGATCGCTCCATGGAGGGCAACGACCACAAGGTGAGCCTGCTGCCCGATGAATTTGCCCAGATGATCCACGGCATTCGCCGTGTTGAGGAGTCGATGGGCAGCAGCGGCGAACGCAGCATCAGCCAGGGCGAAATGATGAACCGCGAAGTGCTGGCCAAAAGCCTCGTCGCCACCTGCGACGTGCCCGCCGGTACGGAGATCACCGCGGCGATGGTTGGCATCCAAAGCCCGGGGCAAGGACTGCAGCCCAACCGTCTGGACGACCTCATCGGCAAGACCCTGCCGGTGAGCAAAGCCGCCGGCGACTTTTTTTTCCCCTCAGACCTCGAGACCCCGGCTGCCACCCCGCGCAACTATCGGTTCCTCCATCGTTTTGGGCTGCCGGTCCGCTACCACGACATTGAGAGCTTTGCAGTCACCAGCAATCTCGACCTCGTTGAAATCCATCTCAGCTACAAGGATCTAGAGGTCGACCTCGATCAAGTACTGCCGAGAAAACAGCAGCTCGGCCTGGTGGTGCATGCCCCCGAACTCTTTGCCGGCGATCACACCCTCGATCTCTGCAGCGCTGATGACCACTACCGGCTCCATTCGATTGAGGAACTCCAGCGCGTGGTCGACATCTCGCGTGACCTGCGCCGACGTTTCGACTGCCCCGATCCCGTACTGCTGGTGACGAACGTCGGAGGATTCTCCGAGCACCATCATCTCGAGCGTCCGGAGTTGCAACCGCTGCGTCAACGCCTGATCAACAGCCTTGAGCAGATCAACACCGCAGGCGAGGTGGAGATCATTCCCCAGACCATGCCCCCCTTCCCCTGGCATTTCGGCGGTCAGCGCTATCACAATCTGTTTGTCGACACCGCCTTCATCCAGGAATTCTGCGAGGAAACCGGAATGCGCGTCTGCCTGGATGCGTCCCATTCCAAGCTCGCCTGCACGCACCTCAACGCCTCCTTCAGCGGCTTCCTCAAGGCGATCCTTCCCTTCACGGCACACCTGCATCTGGCCGATGCCAAAGGCGTTGATGGCGAAGGCCTGCAGATCCACGATGGTGAGATCGACTGGGTGCAGCTGTTTGCCCTGATGGAGCAGCTCTCCCCCAAGGCAAGCTTCATCCCCGAAATCTGGCAGGGCCACAAAAACAACGGGGAAGGCGCCTGGCTCGCGCTTGAACGCCTTGAAAGCTGTGTCGAATCCAGCCCGCAAAAGCAGGTCGCGTGA
- a CDS encoding capsular biosynthesis protein, giving the protein MTATPTRPTLKLLLIADSDSQLLACEALCSAPTALNVEWSINVIPRDGTPQALLQRLAQRATLRHQSLARLLRDRQLQSFDAIGVFLTGSKLNDIRLALQRDLQRPLLFCGFNGVVLEHFIEGVSWRLGYDLICLSGPRDQDALEQLVAGTPFAKQRTVLTGLRRNAPDTNVLPVNERPRRLVFAEQVIMPATTSERARLVRLLSDLANRSPNWEVLIKPRIAPGDTTFHDVDTHISTTLKQTLGVPPANLRLDYRPLPALLKQARLLATLSSTAFFDALDFGCRAIAISDLGLQPNYGGHVYAGSGVWRSLEDIPNLDALDAEGLSPDPGWLEWMGYGERFSPAALLEALNEQKHQKPQPLPSSIGYPGNAQSSFNQLRLGAEAAIASGDWRSARELLCQAALMRPLHRGVARRYWAVRQANPLLRQIALLISYRDLK; this is encoded by the coding sequence ATGACAGCGACTCCGACCAGACCCACGCTGAAGCTGCTGTTGATCGCCGACAGTGACAGCCAACTGCTGGCCTGTGAAGCCCTCTGCAGCGCCCCAACTGCGCTGAACGTGGAGTGGAGCATCAACGTGATTCCACGGGATGGAACACCCCAGGCATTGCTGCAACGCCTGGCCCAGCGGGCCACCCTGCGCCACCAGAGCCTGGCTCGGCTGCTCCGCGATCGGCAGCTGCAGAGCTTTGACGCCATCGGCGTGTTCCTGACGGGCAGCAAGCTCAATGACATCCGTCTGGCCCTGCAACGGGATCTGCAGCGCCCCCTGCTGTTCTGTGGTTTCAATGGCGTGGTGCTGGAGCACTTCATCGAGGGGGTGAGCTGGCGGCTGGGCTACGACCTGATCTGCCTCAGCGGCCCGCGCGATCAGGACGCCCTGGAGCAGCTGGTGGCTGGAACCCCTTTTGCAAAACAGCGCACCGTGCTTACTGGTCTGCGGCGCAACGCTCCCGACACGAATGTGCTTCCCGTGAATGAGCGCCCACGACGCCTGGTGTTTGCCGAGCAAGTGATCATGCCTGCAACGACCAGCGAACGGGCCCGGCTCGTGCGCCTGCTCAGCGATCTGGCCAACCGCTCTCCCAACTGGGAGGTGCTGATCAAACCCCGCATCGCGCCCGGCGATACCACGTTTCATGACGTCGACACGCACATCAGCACAACGCTGAAGCAGACCCTGGGGGTGCCTCCAGCCAATCTGCGTCTGGACTATCGCCCCTTGCCGGCGCTGTTGAAGCAGGCCCGGCTGCTGGCAACCCTGTCCTCAACCGCCTTCTTCGACGCCCTCGACTTCGGCTGCCGGGCGATTGCCATCAGCGATCTGGGCCTACAGCCGAACTATGGAGGTCATGTTTATGCCGGCAGCGGCGTGTGGCGCTCCCTCGAGGACATCCCCAACCTGGATGCCCTTGATGCCGAGGGACTATCCCCAGATCCAGGCTGGCTGGAGTGGATGGGCTACGGGGAACGATTCAGCCCTGCCGCCCTTCTCGAAGCCCTGAATGAACAAAAACACCAGAAGCCGCAGCCACTCCCCAGCAGCATCGGCTATCCGGGCAATGCCCAGTCCAGCTTCAACCAACTCCGTTTGGGAGCAGAAGCCGCCATTGCCAGTGGCGATTGGAGAAGTGCCCGAGAGCTGCTCTGCCAGGCGGCCCTAATGCGCCCGCTCCACCGCGGCGTCGCCCGCCGATATTGGGCCGTCCGCCAGGCAAACCCTCTGCTGCGGCAGATCGCACTGCTGATCTCCTACAGAGATCTGAAGTAG
- a CDS encoding DUF6716 putative glycosyltransferase has translation MTLLLFSDGGLERCACLLMADALEQHGQRCITAGPPLQGHQPLATPAPQLSIDLEQLAVHPLLDQVSAIGLFLQNPEQVRYFIKRYRGLCSARGLPAATLFSGPLVPLVGDALIRDLSLRLDCDVLLVSGEHQLRQLQSLTFNWPASLAVPTVISTGFWFPQAAPCTPAKQPLLLALIQERIPTHIGARDQLLRVLYNWARQRPNWTVMLQRDHGWSSTALMPSDVPPADNLVEAAPGQLLPLLGSCTACLTVSSPWSLAAMAWGRIPIIVGDYGIHDEQSTTGFFGCGAMHRLRSIPHLDAITELPKVNQAWLNGIGADIADGPERLIEALHAKTRQEER, from the coding sequence ATGACCCTGCTGCTGTTCAGCGACGGAGGCCTGGAGCGTTGCGCCTGCTTGCTGATGGCCGATGCGCTGGAACAGCATGGTCAGCGCTGCATCACCGCAGGGCCACCACTCCAGGGACACCAGCCCCTTGCCACACCGGCACCACAGCTGAGCATCGACCTTGAACAACTGGCTGTACACCCCCTTTTGGACCAGGTGTCAGCCATCGGCCTGTTCCTGCAGAACCCAGAACAGGTTCGGTACTTCATCAAGAGATATCGAGGGCTTTGCAGCGCCCGCGGTCTGCCCGCAGCGACACTTTTCAGCGGTCCCCTGGTGCCACTGGTGGGGGATGCCCTGATTCGTGATCTCAGTCTGCGCCTGGACTGTGATGTGCTGCTGGTGAGCGGCGAACACCAGCTCCGACAGCTTCAATCCCTCACCTTCAACTGGCCCGCCAGCCTCGCAGTGCCGACCGTGATCAGCACCGGCTTCTGGTTCCCCCAGGCCGCGCCCTGTACCCCCGCCAAGCAGCCCCTGCTCCTGGCCTTGATCCAGGAGCGGATCCCCACCCACATCGGAGCCCGTGATCAACTACTCCGCGTTCTCTACAACTGGGCGCGGCAGCGACCGAACTGGACCGTGATGCTGCAACGCGATCACGGCTGGAGCTCGACGGCGCTGATGCCCAGCGACGTCCCCCCAGCGGACAACCTTGTGGAAGCAGCCCCAGGACAGCTGCTGCCGCTGCTGGGATCCTGTACCGCCTGCCTGACGGTGAGCTCGCCCTGGAGCCTGGCAGCAATGGCCTGGGGACGCATCCCGATCATCGTGGGCGACTACGGCATCCACGATGAACAGAGCACAACGGGGTTCTTCGGCTGTGGTGCCATGCATCGCCTGCGCAGCATCCCCCATCTCGATGCCATCACTGAACTGCCCAAGGTGAACCAGGCCTGGCTTAATGGCATCGGGGCTGACATCGCCGACGGGCCGGAGCGCCTGATCGAAGCCCTGCATGCGAAGACCCGCCAGGAGGAGCGATGA
- a CDS encoding DUF6716 putative glycosyltransferase, with translation MAPAESKRLVGRKVTAVACFDSFGKLAMTMLAACRREGAETTLLLLELNNRALSRRQRLEIRRIDPKTRIEKHNWNDLRQLCGAMAGNVDALILGLDGQRSRDALLQLKTIWADQDQRPRLISAYPGILFRFGLEGMMDRSGADLLCLNSADDLALYGRGRKALGLDSSNAMVTGLPILWQTKPRSSAPENPSIVFFEQPSIPVHPLQRRFLCDQIKELAEAWPDHPVIFKPRTSSIESTLHRRHGEMASVIDKMTRDQPNLRLSFKPATRLLRQCGCAITVSSTAAMESMAMGISTRIVGDLGVTETLGNHFFASSGAIANFAAIKANPFEVIHDAHWLEQQGLQRDGEDRFITALVDRLNNPAAPLGAANHGPLSWGSSAWQKAALSNGGRRMLSSGGARSSQRKRHRTRRILRSMRDGVVGFGWLSKLLRER, from the coding sequence ATGGCGCCCGCAGAATCCAAGCGCCTCGTCGGTCGCAAGGTGACCGCCGTCGCCTGCTTCGACTCCTTCGGCAAGCTGGCGATGACCATGCTGGCGGCCTGCCGGCGGGAAGGCGCGGAGACCACACTGCTGCTGCTGGAGCTGAACAACCGGGCCCTCTCCCGGCGGCAGCGCCTGGAAATTCGGCGGATCGACCCCAAGACCCGCATCGAGAAGCACAACTGGAACGATCTGCGCCAGCTCTGTGGCGCCATGGCGGGGAATGTCGACGCCCTGATTCTGGGTCTGGATGGCCAACGCAGCCGTGATGCGCTGCTGCAGCTGAAAACCATTTGGGCCGATCAAGACCAACGCCCACGCCTGATCAGCGCTTACCCGGGGATCCTGTTTCGCTTCGGCCTCGAAGGAATGATGGATCGATCGGGCGCCGACCTGCTCTGCCTCAACAGTGCTGATGATCTGGCGCTGTATGGCCGTGGCCGCAAAGCCTTAGGCCTCGATAGCAGCAATGCCATGGTGACGGGTCTGCCGATTCTTTGGCAGACCAAACCGCGCTCGTCAGCTCCGGAGAACCCCTCGATCGTGTTCTTCGAACAACCTTCAATTCCGGTGCATCCACTGCAGCGCAGGTTCCTCTGTGATCAGATCAAAGAGCTGGCGGAGGCCTGGCCCGATCACCCCGTGATCTTCAAACCGCGAACGTCGAGCATCGAGAGCACCCTGCATCGGCGCCATGGGGAGATGGCAAGCGTGATCGACAAGATGACCCGCGACCAGCCAAATCTCCGGCTGAGTTTCAAGCCCGCCACCCGACTGCTGCGCCAGTGCGGTTGCGCCATCACCGTCTCGTCAACGGCCGCCATGGAATCCATGGCGATGGGCATCAGCACCCGAATTGTGGGCGATCTGGGGGTCACCGAAACCCTCGGCAACCACTTTTTCGCCAGTTCAGGAGCCATCGCCAACTTCGCAGCGATCAAGGCCAACCCCTTCGAGGTGATCCATGACGCTCATTGGCTCGAGCAGCAAGGTTTGCAGCGCGACGGTGAGGATCGCTTCATCACGGCGTTGGTGGACCGACTGAACAACCCAGCCGCACCTCTCGGTGCCGCCAACCATGGCCCCCTGAGCTGGGGCAGCAGTGCCTGGCAGAAAGCCGCGCTGAGCAACGGGGGGCGGCGGATGTTGAGCAGTGGTGGAGCCCGATCCAGCCAGCGCAAACGTCACCGCACCCGCCGCATACTGCGCAGCATGCGCGATGGCGTGGTGGGATTCGGCTGGCTTTCAAAACTGTTGCGGGAACGATGA
- a CDS encoding cytidylyltransferase domain-containing protein: MAVPRGALALIPARGGSKGIPGKNLQTVGNVPLVCRSIRAAQASNGVGRVVVSTDDDAIAAAAEAEGAIVIRRPAAIAGDKASSESALLHALDMLEEQGPLEAELVFLQCTSPFTTGVQIDAVLAALKQEGCNSSFSVSPWHGFLWRADGRGINHNPELPRQRRQDLEPAFLETGAIYAMGVTAFRGCGSRFCPPTSPVVLHDVGPEIDTPEDLALCRSIAAQKGE, translated from the coding sequence ATGGCAGTCCCCCGTGGCGCGCTGGCCCTGATCCCCGCCCGCGGTGGCTCGAAAGGCATTCCAGGCAAAAACCTGCAAACAGTGGGCAATGTGCCCCTGGTCTGCCGCAGCATCCGTGCCGCTCAAGCCAGCAACGGTGTGGGCCGAGTGGTGGTGAGCACTGACGATGACGCCATCGCGGCCGCCGCCGAAGCCGAAGGCGCCATCGTGATTCGTCGCCCAGCAGCCATCGCCGGCGACAAGGCCAGTTCGGAATCGGCGCTGCTGCATGCCCTCGACATGCTGGAAGAGCAGGGCCCCCTCGAAGCTGAGCTGGTGTTCTTGCAATGCACCTCCCCCTTCACCACCGGGGTCCAGATCGATGCGGTGCTGGCCGCACTGAAGCAAGAAGGCTGCAACAGCAGCTTCTCTGTCAGCCCCTGGCACGGCTTCCTCTGGCGGGCCGATGGGCGAGGCATTAACCACAACCCTGAGTTGCCACGCCAACGCCGTCAGGACCTGGAACCGGCTTTTCTGGAAACCGGCGCGATCTACGCCATGGGCGTCACGGCCTTCAGGGGCTGTGGCAGCCGCTTCTGCCCGCCAACCAGCCCAGTGGTGCTGCACGACGTAGGGCCAGAAATCGACACGCCGGAGGATCTGGCCCTCTGCCGCAGCATCGCGGCCCAGAAAGGCGAGTAA
- a CDS encoding capsular polysaccharide biosynthesis protein, giving the protein MTRPAALRLGVPTRGMLTHRTLAQLLAPDRLVPGRRRDVDVLLAWGRRPSALWVERLAQRWDLPVWHLEDGLLRSLAKGREHPPLALLVDELGVHFDATVPSRMEQLIAAPITVAQANRARALQRLWCDQRLSKVNPPLEAEAPQEPYVLVVDQSAGDRSIALGLADASCFQRMLQAALEDHPECTVVLKVHPDVISGRARGHFSAKNLDQPRVRLSADGCHPARLLERARAVYVVTSQMGFEALLWGRPVHCFGMPFYGGWGLTHDQCEAPIRRRQGASLEALVHAALVGACRCIDPHGHQACSIEVLMDAIGLQRRLQTQQPRRCVAFGFTPWKQRNLRRFLAGSQLRFRAPWRRIPRGADAVVVWGRRAKPRLLEAAARRQLPVLQVEDGFLRSVGLGADLVDPVSWVVDQQGVYYDATRPSDLETLLATQQWTSAQCQRAAALRQRLVQEAITKYNLQAEAWIRPAGQRRVVMVIGQVESDASIRYGAPGLRTNRALLEAVRAAEPQAYLVYKPHPDVVAGLCSAGAGEDAAAQLCDEVLPQGSIQQLFTQIDALHVLTSLAGFEALLRGVEVHCWGLPFYAGWGLTHDRERCDRRQRQLSLDELVHAALIDYPRYVSRDSGWFITAEQAIDELVAWRAAPPQRRTLVQALFRHWGRLRRR; this is encoded by the coding sequence ATGACCAGGCCTGCTGCTCTGAGGCTCGGGGTTCCGACCCGGGGGATGCTGACGCACCGCACACTGGCGCAGCTGCTGGCACCGGACCGTTTGGTGCCGGGTCGCCGCCGCGATGTGGACGTGCTGTTGGCGTGGGGGAGGCGACCCAGTGCGCTGTGGGTGGAGCGCCTAGCTCAACGGTGGGATCTGCCGGTGTGGCATCTCGAGGATGGTCTGCTGCGCTCGTTGGCCAAGGGCCGGGAGCATCCACCGCTTGCTTTGTTGGTGGATGAGCTGGGGGTGCATTTCGATGCAACCGTCCCCAGCAGGATGGAGCAGCTGATCGCAGCGCCGATCACGGTGGCTCAGGCCAACAGGGCTCGCGCGTTGCAAAGGCTCTGGTGCGATCAGCGGCTCAGCAAAGTGAACCCCCCGCTGGAGGCGGAGGCACCGCAGGAGCCCTACGTGCTGGTGGTGGATCAATCCGCTGGGGATCGATCGATTGCACTTGGCTTGGCCGATGCCAGCTGTTTTCAGCGGATGCTTCAGGCCGCCTTGGAAGACCATCCCGAGTGCACGGTGGTGCTGAAGGTGCATCCGGATGTGATCTCTGGCCGGGCCAGGGGGCATTTCAGCGCGAAAAATCTGGATCAACCCCGCGTTCGCCTCAGTGCGGACGGCTGCCATCCGGCTCGGCTGCTTGAGCGGGCCCGGGCGGTGTATGTGGTCACGTCCCAGATGGGTTTTGAAGCTTTGCTTTGGGGTCGCCCGGTGCACTGTTTCGGGATGCCGTTCTATGGCGGCTGGGGGCTGACCCACGACCAATGCGAGGCCCCGATTCGGCGACGCCAGGGCGCCAGCCTTGAGGCTTTGGTGCATGCCGCCCTTGTCGGGGCCTGCCGCTGCATCGACCCCCATGGGCATCAGGCCTGCAGCATTGAAGTCTTGATGGATGCGATCGGCTTGCAGCGGCGCCTTCAGACGCAACAGCCCCGGAGGTGTGTGGCCTTCGGCTTTACCCCCTGGAAACAGCGCAATCTGCGCCGCTTTTTAGCGGGCAGTCAGCTGCGGTTTCGCGCCCCATGGCGGCGGATTCCGCGAGGTGCTGATGCTGTGGTGGTTTGGGGGCGCCGCGCCAAACCGCGTCTGCTTGAGGCCGCGGCGCGCCGGCAACTGCCGGTGCTGCAGGTGGAGGACGGTTTCCTGCGTTCGGTCGGACTCGGGGCTGATCTGGTGGATCCGGTGTCCTGGGTGGTGGATCAGCAGGGCGTCTATTACGACGCCACCAGGCCCAGCGATCTGGAAACGCTCCTGGCGACGCAGCAGTGGACGTCGGCTCAATGCCAGAGGGCAGCGGCGTTGCGTCAGCGGTTGGTGCAAGAGGCGATCACCAAATACAACCTCCAGGCGGAAGCTTGGATTCGTCCTGCTGGACAGCGCCGGGTGGTGATGGTGATCGGTCAGGTGGAAAGCGATGCCTCGATCCGCTACGGCGCCCCTGGCCTGCGAACCAACAGGGCTTTGTTGGAAGCGGTGCGGGCGGCGGAGCCTCAGGCCTACCTGGTGTACAAACCTCATCCTGATGTTGTGGCAGGTCTCTGCAGTGCCGGCGCCGGCGAGGACGCCGCCGCTCAGCTCTGCGATGAAGTGCTGCCGCAAGGGTCGATCCAGCAGCTGTTTACCCAGATCGATGCCCTGCACGTGCTCACATCCCTGGCAGGGTTTGAGGCGTTGTTGCGTGGCGTTGAGGTGCATTGCTGGGGCCTGCCGTTCTATGCCGGCTGGGGCCTGACCCACGACCGCGAGCGTTGCGACCGTCGTCAGCGGCAGCTGTCGCTGGATGAGCTGGTCCATGCCGCCCTGATCGACTATCCCCGTTACGTCAGCCGCGATAGCGGCTGGTTCATCACCGCTGAGCAGGCCATCGACGAGCTGGTGGCTTGGCGTGCCGCTCCTCCACAGCGCCGCACGCTTGTGCAGGCCCTGTTCCGCCACTGGGGACGGCTTCGCCGCCGTTGA